A segment of the Candidatus Eisenbacteria bacterium genome:
TGGCGACGGAATCGCTGGAGCAACTGAAATCCTTTAAATCCACATCCTACAAAAACCATGTTATACATACCATAAAAATTGCAACCGGCTATTACAACTATCACCATAATAATCTCGAGGAAGCATGGAAAGCCGCCTCGCAAGCGACAGAATCGGCCAGGCGTACCGGTCGAGTGGATCGGTTGACGGTTGCCCTATCAAATCAAGCAAATATTGCGGCTCAAAGTGGGAAATGGGAGGAGGCGGTTAAAGCCAACAGGGAGTATCTGGCATTTGCACGCACCCTCAATCATATTGGCAAGCAAATTAATGCGCTCCGCAATTTATCTTTAAATAGACAAATTCAAGCTCTCTACGATTTGGCCATTGAGATGGGGGCGGAGGCCGTTGACTTAGCCAGGAAAACAAGTGACCGGGAAAGAAAGGTCGCCGTCCTTCCCGTGCTGGCCTCAGCCCTTGTTTTGGTTGGCCGCCGGAGCGAGGCCCATGCAGCGGCGACTGAGGCCCTGACGCTCCTCAAAGAAACAGACTATGATTTTGATCGAGCCATTGCGTTCGATGCCGCAGCCCGCGCCTCACTCGACCTCAAAGATGACGACCGGGAGATTGAGCCTGAACTTATGTTAAAGGCGTATGAAACCTTTGAAAAGGCGGGGATGTCTGATGTCGCAGCGGAGGTTGCATTGGAAATGGCTTGGGAGGAACTCCGGCTTGAGAACAATGCAGAGGCCCGAATCTGGATGGATCGTGCCGCCGATTTCCCACGCGACAAGGTCCCCCGGGTTGATATCTGGAAGGGTCTTGTCCTGGCGCGCTGGATGTCGACGACAGACCGATGGGATACTCAAGAAGGCCAAATGATTTGGAGTGATTTAAAGCGAATGATGACAGCAGCCAGAACATTGGGTTTCTATGAGCTCCTCTGGCGGCTGGAGTATGTCTCGGCGCACGCACGACTGACCCGGGGGGATCGTCCCACCGCCCTCAATGAACTGCGACAGGCCCAAAGAACTTTTAATCGAATCGTGGAGGGATTGAAGGTCCCCCAGAACCGTCAGGGCTACCTGACCCGGCCCGATCAAAGAAGGTTTACGCAGTTGATCAAGACGCTGGGGCTCTAGGGCGAAAGGAAAATCAATCCGCCCATCGCCATATCCGCCTATTTCGCCGTTAGTTATAATTCCCAACTCCCGATCAAGACCTCTGCTTCCGCGGTCGATCACTATAGAGAGATGTGCCTTATTGTGGGGGACATGGCTCGGTTTGCGGCAGAGTGGTCGAAAGCTTGGGAGATTAGGAAGCGTCGTGGCACGAATTGATTCCATCTTCAAACTTGTCAATGAACAAGGTGCCTCCGATCTTCATGTCGGTGCGGGGAGCCAGCCCCGTCTGCGCGTCTATGGCGAAATTCATCCCATTGACAGTCCTCCCATGGATGACAACCAAGTTCGTGAGTTGGTTTATGAAATCCTAACTTCCGAACAAACAAAATTATTCGAGAAGGATCATGACCTCGATTTTGCCTATGAAGTTCCAGGACTTCTCCGCGTGCGCGCCAATATCTTCGAGGATATTCGTGGAATGAACGGCGCTTTCCGGATTCTCCCGAATCGCGTTTTTACAATGGATGAACTCGAACTACCTCGCCAGCTCTCATACCTGTTAAAATTCCAAAGGGGTCTCATTGTTGTCACGGGTCCACCGGGAACAGGCAAATCAACAACGCAGGCGGCCTTACTTGATCATATAAATCGTACACAGCGCCGCCATATCATCACCATCGAAGATCCCGTGGAGTATGTGCATACCAGCAATCTGTCTTTGGTGCATCAGCGGGAAGTAGGCCGCCATACGAGCACTTTCTCTTCAGCCCTTCGTGCGGCGCTGAGAGAAGATCCGAATATCATACTTGTTGGCGAGATGAGGGATCCAGAGACCGTTGCGCTCGCCATTACAGCCGCAGAAACGGGGCAATTGGTCCTTGGGACGCTGCACACGTCGAGTGCGCCTCAAACCGTCGACCGCATTCTGGACACTTTCCCGGCTAATCGCCAGGATCAGGTGCGGGCCATGCTGGCGGAGAGCCTGCGCGGCGTCATTGCACAAAAACTTCTGCCGCGTTCCGACAAGGATGGGATGGTCGCTGCTGTTGAGGTCCTCATCGGCAATCGCGCTGTTTCAAATCTCATTCGCGAGAAGAAGACGCACCAACTTGAGGGAACATTGCAAGCCGGCCGCAAAAGCGGAATGCAGACTATGCTCATGGCTGTCGAGGAACTCCTGCAGGCGAAGAAGATTTCACCGGAGACAGCCGCCCTGAATGGCGTCATGAATACGATTACCCGCTCACAAAGGCCCGCCGCATGAAAGAGACTCGGGACGGAACAGACGCCTTGGCGCCCGATCTGCAAGGACGGTTGGACACCATCAGTCTTTTTGATGTTTGCCAATTCCTCATGATCAACAGGCGAACTGGGGCTCTGGCGACGAAATCTCGTGGAGAACGATATAAAATCACATTTCTGGAAGGCCAGATCCAGGAAGCCGTCGGCCCATCACTCAAACAAGGTCTTGAGGCGTTGCATAGCGTCTTAGCCCTCCGAATCGGGGAGTTCAGCTTTCAAACGTGTCCTGTTCCTCCTGTCGATACCTTTCAGGAATCGACCGATTCGCTGCTCTTGGATGCTATCCGGCTTATGGATGAGAGAGGGGAGGGGCAAGAGTCCGGTCCAACGGAACTGGAAGATCGGCAGAAAAGGGCTGAAGAGCTGGCCCATCTCCTGGGAAGGCACGATGCCGGTCAGAGTTTGCAGGAACGGACGGAGCCCCTTGAAGAATGGATTAAAATTCTGCATCAATGGGGCGCTCGGCTTCATGTCGATCCACGGGGAGAAGTTTGGCTGGAATCACCGGTGTCTAATACCCACAAATACAACCACGATTTGGAATTCCGTGAAAAGATGCTGGAGCGCCTCCTCGGCCCACGGAAGGATCGCTTGCTGGAAGGGCTGGCCGGTTTGGTAGAAACCGAATTGGGCGATCTCTGGTGGAATCGATCAGGCAAGGGTTCCGCGCTGCTATCACTGGGATTTGTACAACAATCATATCCTCCACTGGCTGAACTGGGCCTTTCCTTTTCGGATCTCGAAAATCCTGATTCAGACCTCATCTGTATCAAATCCTCCACGAGACTCGGGACGTCCCGGATCGTGGGATCCCTTTTCCAGGATGCCGAAGCCTTTGGGACTCACGCCGGAGCCCTCCTCTCGCCTTGGGCCACGGCCAGACCCGAGTCGAGAAAGGGTCCGACACTCTGGGTTCCGGGGGCGGACACGAACAGCCTTGATGCGATGTTGAAACAAGGAGCAGCCTTTGATGACCCGGTCTTGGCGATTGAGCCGCCATTAAGTCCCTCCATCGAACGCTTAAAACAACTTACCACCTCGGGTTGGAGGATCCTGCTCGGCCGGGCGGAATCCTGCGGATCAAATAATTATGATGACTTGGGATCCACCGTGACTCATTGGGTTTTTAAATCTCTGGCATCGCAACCACTCCAATATAACTTGGTGACACCTTCGCAGGCGGCCTGACGGGGCTTGGGGCCACCCACTCCTCAGACTCATCACGAGGCTTGCCGCGCTGCGTCCCTTGATTCATCATCTAATATCCTATTGATTTTGATTCTGAGCTCGGCCAAGAGGAAGCCATGATGAGATCAGCGATCCTGCATGCCGATACTATTCATCGATCGGTCGACGGGGGCTGGAATATCCTCGAGACAACGCCACAAGCTCATATCGACCGGCCGCGGTTGCTCTCCTCAGGCGTACAATGCGTAGGCTTGAGTCTCTGGACCGATCCCGTGGATCCCGCCCCGGAGCGCTGCCGCAGACTTATCCGCCAAACCGAAAAACTTCTTCAAGAGGCTCCCGAACAGTTCTGCTGTCTAACCGATAAAAGCCGACTTGAAAATCTGGGGGATAAAGTAGGGCTGCTCGTCGTCATCGAAGGAGCTCATGCCATCGCCGATTCTCTCGAGGTCATGGCGGAATTCGTCCAGTTCGGCGTCCGTTCATTGACTTTGACGTGGAATAATGCCAATTCCCTTGCCGATACATGCAGTGAAATCCGAACGCCATCAGGATTAACGGCCCTCGGCCGGGAGTTTGTCACCGCTCTAGAGGAGTGGGGGTGTATTATCGATCTCGCCCATGCCTCTCAAGAGACATTCTGGCAGACATTGTCAATGGCGCCGGACCGGGTTTGGGTGAGTCATACCGCTTGTACCTCTTTGGCTGATCATCCCCGGAATTTGACGGATGAACAAATAGCGGCCATCGCGCAGGCCGACGGTGTCATCGGTGTCATCTTCTGCCCGGAGTTTTTGGACCCAACCGCCCCGGATTCAGTGACCCTCGATACCGTCGCGGATCATCTCGAACATATGATCAAAATCGGTGGAAGAGGATGTGCGGCGATTGGAACTGATTTCGACGGTATTACCCATCTCCCCAAAGGGATGAAAGGGGTTGAAGATCTTCCTCTCCTGATCCAGCGACTCAGAGACCGCGGTTGGCAAGAGGCGGATATTGAAGCGGTCGGCTGGGAAAATGCTTATCGAGTCATTCATCGGGCCCTGCCCGTCTCCTCAGATTGAGGTCTGAAAGAAATGAAGATGCAGAGAAAAAGAAAGAGGTCGCACCGCAAGAATCCTGTCGGCCGGTGGCTGCAACATCAGGTTGATGTCGAACCGATCGACCGGATTTACGTCAACCGCTCACTCAGAATGGATTCCATCGCCGCTGTCGGTTTTGATATGGATCACACCCTGGCTATTTACAAATCCAAACCTTTCGAGACGCTAGCCTTTGAGAAGGCACAACAGAAGTTGATGGTGAAATGGGGTTATCCAAAATCCGTCGAAGATCTGAAATACGACAAGGATTTCGTAATCCGAGGACTCGTGGTTGACAAGCGCTTGGGAAACATCCTTAAAATGGACAAGCACCGCTATGTCTCAATCGCATCTCATGGAACAAGGCCGCTATCCGATGAAGTGAGAAAGCAGATCTACTCAAATCGGCGTATTCGCCTATCCAGTGGAAATTACTCTGTTATCGACACGCTCTTCTCACTCCCCGAAATCAGTCTCTACGCGCAGATGGTCGACCTGATCGATAAGATAGCAGAGGGAGAAAAGGGACAGAGAGGCCGTAAGGAATATCGAAGATTGTACGAGCATGTCCGGGATTGCGTCGATGAGGCGCATGCCGATGACTCAATTAAAAAGGTCATTATAAAAAATCCGCTGCAATACACCGACATTGACCCAGATCTTCCTCAAACGCTCCAACAGATTCGGGCTCACAGAAAGCGTTTGTTTCTTCTGACGAATTCCGAACCGATCTATACCGACGTTATCATGTCAAAGCTGCTCTCCAACAAACTCCGCCGGTTGCCGCATTGGACCGATTATTTTGACGCCGTCGTTTTGCAGGCGGGGAAACCTGATTTCTTCACGCACCGGCTCGCCTTCCAGCCGGTCAACGATATCAAGAACCGGGTCCCCATAAAGAACCGGAGAAGAATCTTCATTGGCGGATCGGTTCAGGAGTTGCAAAAATTCCTCAAAGTCCGGGGCGATCAAGTTCTCTATTTCGGCGACCACACTTATGGAGACATTCTCAGTTCCAAACACTCCAGCGGATGGAGGACCGCCATGATCATCCAGGACCTTGAGGAGGGGCTGGCAAAGGTAGAGCAAACGACTTCCATGCGGAAAAAACTCCTTTCACTGGAACGAAGGAAAGACCGGCTTGTCGGATGGAGGGATTTCCTGGAGCGCTCAAAGGAGGGTCAGCTGGGACGGAAGCTGGCTGAAGCCATTTTATCCCGGCTTAATATCTCCACCCAAGAAAAACGGGGCGGCCTCGAATACCACCTTGGCGTCCTCCAAAAGGAGATACTTTCTTTGGAAGAGCAAATCGAAGGTCTGGAATCCGATCTTCACATGGCTTTCAATCCTCATTGGGGCCCGATATTCAAGGCGGGCCGCGAAAACTCGCATTTTGGAGCGCAAGTTCACAGCTTCGCTTGCATTTATACAAGCCGGGTGAGTAATTTTCTCAACTATCCGGTAAATAAGTACTTTGAGGCGCCGCATGAGTATTTGCCTCATGAGCAGTAGATTGAGCTGGGATTAAGGAGGATTGGGATGCCGCCCATTACCCCGAAAACCTTCCGGGGCACTCGTGATTTCCTTCCTGAGGTAATGGTGGCCCGAAGCGATCTGATCGATCGGATCCGGGGAACGTTCGAGCTCTATGGATTCTCGCCACTGGAAACGCCGGCCATCGAATATATGGAGACCCTCGCGGGGAAATATGGCGATGAGGGGGAGAAACTCCTCTATAAGCTGGCTTATAAGGGGGGAGACGTCCTCGCCCTGCGATATGATCTCACGATTCCCCTGGCGCGCGTGGCGGCGCAAAATCCCAATCTGCCCAAGCCTTTCAAGCGTTACCAGATTCAACCGGTCTGGCGTGCCGACCGGCCTCAAATCAAGCAGGGCCGTTTTCGCGAATTCTACCAGTGTGATGTCGATATCGTCGGCAGTGACAGCCTGGCCGCTGATGCGGAAATCCTTGCCATGACGGTTGAGACGCTCACTCGGCTCGATATCGGCCCCTTTACCGTGCGTATTAATCACAGAGAGCTTCTGGCAGCGATCATCCGGGCTGCCGGGATACCCGATGACGCCCTTATGACGGCTTCTCGATGTCTGGATAAATGGGATAAAATCGGCGCCGGCGGCGTTCGAGCAGAGATGGAAAACGAGGGATTTGATGCCGCGGTGATCCAGCGACTGCTGGCCTCCGTTGATGAAGATCCGAAGGAATCTTCGCTGGCTCGTATGGGTAAGCTCGAGTCGACTGTCAGAAAATTCGGCGGGTCGGAAGGGCTGGAGAAAATGAAAGAGATTTTCCAGCTGCTGGAAGCGCTGGGTGTGGACGAAAAGAGAATCGCCTTTTGGCCTTCATTAGCGCGCGGGCTCGATTATTATACAGGACCCATATTTGAAACCTTCCATGACGATCTGCCGCACATGGGGAGCCTTACCGGCGGCGGCCGCTATGACAATTTGATTGGAATATTCCTTGGCGAACAGATCCCGGCGACGGGCACGACCATTGGGATCGACAGGATTCTCGCCGCGCTTCAACAAACGAACCGGCTCCAGATGGCCCCCTCCAAGACACAGGTCTTTGTCGCTGTTTTTGATGAGGACTCAATGCGGAGCGCCTGCAGGCTTGCCGGTCTCGTTCGGCGCCAGGGCTTCCGAACTGAGATTGCCTATGGAGCGCAGAAGTTAAAAAGGCAATTTGCCAGGGCCGACCGCCAGGGAATTCCTGTCGTCCTTATACAAGGTCCGGATGAGCAAAAAGAGAAGGTTGTTTCGGTGAAGCGGCTCGAATCCGGCGATCAGGTTAAAATCGCAGAAATCGATTTAGTGAAATATCTCAAAGAGATCCTGGAATAAAGGCTGATAGAGTTCTTCAGCACGTGCGACCTGCTGAATCACATTGAACTCCCGCTCGATATGCCGGCGTCCCGCCTGTCCGAGAGCAGCCCAGGATTCCTGATCCGCCAACAATCGCTGGAGGCAAACCGTCAATCCATCGACATCTTTTTCATCAAACAGATAACCGGTGACACCATCTTTAACAATTTCTGGGATATCGCAGTGGGTCGACGCTACCGCAGGCAAGCCGGAAGCCTGCGCCTCGATTAAAGCCACCGGCGCGCCGCCCTCCGTATCCCCATCCGATGCGGTGACACTTGGGGAGAGGAAAAGGTCGGCCTCGGCGAGAGCCTGCAAATGTTCCGTATAGGAGAGATAACCCTCAAAAGAGACCCGCTCTTCAAGACCAAGGCTGCGGGACTGCTCGGTTAACTGCTCGCGCAACGGGCCGTCGCCTAGAATCCGTAGCACCCAGGGTGTCGTCTCAAGACATCGCCCGAGGGCGCTTAGGGCATAGGTCACACCTTTCTTCTCTCTCAAGCTGCAACTGATGAGGATGCGGACCGGACCCTCATGAGGTTTCCGTTCATGGAAGGGGATTCTGTCCAGATCAACACCAAGATGAACGACGCGGATTTTATCCGCCGGACACCCGAGCGACAGGAGGCTTTTCCCGAGCATGGGACCTTCAACAAGGTAAAGAGAGGCGATCTTGAAGAGCCGCCGATAGAGCCAGCGCCAGTAGGGGCTGCGGGGCAGAGCTGAGACATCGCGGCCGTAGAATGAAGCGACGAGGGGAAGGCCGGCGGCTTGGGCCACCGGTGCGATACGAGCCGCCTCCCATCCGGTATGGGCATGGAGCAGACGGATCTTCTCGTTCTGGATCAATTCCAGATAAGGCCGGCTCGAGTATGATCCCATCCAGCGCTGGAAGCGCCCCAGCATCCTCTCAGCAGAGGAGATTCTATCTGTTACCCTATGGACAGGCTTGAAGGGAAAAGCCTCGGGGTGCTCGAGGCTCTGTGTCAACACGACGGGCCGGGTCGTTTGAGCGTGCCGGAGCTGTCCATGGACCCAACTCCCAGTGGGGAAAAGATATGGGGAGACGCAATGGCCAATCGTGGGTTTCCGATGTGCTGTCACGCAACACTCTCCATAAGTTTGCGACCGATTAGCACAGAATGACGGTGCCGAACCCATAGGTCCAGGGCTATGATGGGTCTACATAAGAGATTCAATCGCCCCTTCGTTGACATAGGGCGTGGTGAATGATAGTTTTCCGGCGGTGCCCAGAAGGCACAGCCCATCCGCGGGCAATGGCCGGGGAGGTCCGGACGGGAGGTGGAGAACGGCATGCGGTATTTGCTTTCCAAAGCTTATCAAGTTGTCGGGTTTGTCCTAGGTATTTTTCTTATGGGTCTGATGATCTCGCCCGTCATGGCGGAAGATCCTGTGGGACGGATCAGTATCGGGGTCAATTTCGGTATCGCCGGCCTGGCCATGGATGATGTGAACCGGGAAATCGATCGCGGGAATGATTATTTGCGATTCAAGGGCCTGACCACCATGGACAGGCTCAGCTCCGGTTACAACGTCTACGGCGATTTTAAAACCGCCCTCAAAGACCCCTTTTACATTTCTTTAGGGTATGGGACTCTCACCGCTCTTTCGGAGGTCTCTTACAACCAGATCCTCTCCGCCAAAGCCGATGCCACCGTCATCTTCGGTCGGCTGCTCTACGCCATTCCATGGAGGCCATTCGAGAATGGCCGCCTTTTTGTGGGTGGCGGAGGGGTCCTACTGCGTGATGCCGTTCTTGAGATCGGGCATGAGCGGGATGAAGAGGCAAAGGTTCCCGAACGTAAAGAAATCATCAGTTTCAAGGGCTCCGGAAGCGGTTTCCAGTTCGATATATTGGGTGAATACCTCATTGGCGATCACATGACATTCATGATGAATGCCGGCTACCGATTCGCCACCGCCGACTACGACGATTGGTCGATAGCGATCAGGCATGCCGATCATCAGGCCTATCGCGGCATCGATGCCTTCGCTGATGATGAGCAACTCTTCTGGGCGTATAGAGACATCGACGCCTTCCTGCTCCACTCATTTCTTCAAGATCCCGGCAATAGACCGGATCCGGACGATGAAGAAGCCGCCAATGCCGATGGACCACCGATCAACACTCTAAAGGTAGTCGACAATCTCAATCTCGATTTCAGTGGGGCACGGTTCGAGGTGGGGTTGAGATTTTACTTCTTCTAATCCTCAATTCAAGGCAGGAGTCTGTAGTTCTTATATTCGCCGAACCGGGTATGAAAGATTTTGTTCTCCACCCAGGTTAAAATTCTCGTCGAAAGCCGATTGTGTTCATGCCCGGCATCATCGGTCCCCCAATCATCAGAATTCCAATCTTTAAGGGCGATGCGTTCAGACATAACTTTAGGATGCGTGCCCCGGAATTTCGCTAGATGCTGCAGGGTCCCATAGCGGAAGGCTTCCTTGGGATCAGGGTGGCGGTCCTTGACCCAGCTCTCATCGTGATGAAGCCGATCGAGGGCGATTGTCTTTTTCTTCATGAAGGAGGGATGCCGGACCCAGCCATAGTGGAAAATGCGGGCCTTGCAGTGTTTGACATGGATTTTCTTCTCATCCTTACGGAATCCCTGAGCACTTTTCCATGATCGGATCCCGATTCCTCCTCGAATCACGCGGACTTCACGCCGATACCAATTGCGAGCGGTATGATACCGGTCATAGTCTCCCCAGAAGTGAAGGTAATCGAAGAGCAGGCCTTCAACTCGGGGATCGTCAAGATATCTTTCCATGGCCTCGCGGATCATGGGATGATCCGCTTCATGGACGACCTCATCCGCCTGGATATAAAAACACCAGTCCCCTGTGCAAGCATCCAGAGCGATGTTGGACTGAACCGCATTGATTTTACCGTGCACGAAGTGGGCGGAGTCCCACTCCGTTTCAATAATGCGGATCTTGGGATCACCGATGCCGCGTATGGCTTCAAGAGTTCCATCTTCCCCCTTGCCGACCGCGATGACGAATTCATCGCACAGGGGTAGGATAGAACAGATGGCCTCCACAATCGGGTAATCAAGGAGGAGTGCATTTCTGACCATGGAAAATCCGCTGACCTTCATGCGACCTATCTTAAGGCGGTCTATTCCGCCTCTCAACTACAGCCTTCTCTGCAGCTTGATTACATTGCACTTTTTTTTCGCCGCCGCGAAGGGAGAGGCCTCCACACCCTTCGAGTGGGGTGATAAACCTCTGCCGATCTTCCCCCTGGAAGAGATTAAACCCGGTCTGAGGGGCGTTGGCTGGTCCGTCTTCAGGGGATCGGAGCCGGACAGTTTCGGTGTGGAGATCCTTGGCGTCATGAAGGGAACGGGACCCAACTCCAGCCGGATTCTTTTCATCGCTGAGGGTGAGTTTCTCCAAAAGACCGGCATTGTATCCGGAATGAGCGGGAGCCCGGTTTTGATTGATGGACGGCTTGTCGGCGCCGCGGCCTTCGCCTATGGATTTGCAAAGGACCCGATCGGAGCGATTACGCCGATCGGGGAGATGATGGCGATTCTTGATCTTCCCGCCGATACCTTGAGAGCCAAAACGGGGATGCCCAGAAAGGGCGATGTCGACTTCAGAACGACCCGGGACGGGGGACCGGGGGATCTCATCGCCTGGCGCTCCCTGTGTGAGGATCCAAAGGCTTGGGCTGAAAAGCTTGTCGGCCCCTACGCCACCGCCGGGGCGACGGCAACCGCGACTTCGCTGATTCCGATCCAAACACCCGTATCGATCTCGCCCATGACTCCTGATGCGAGAACTCTGATGACGCCTCTCTTTGAAGCCTTGGGATGGATCCCTTCTGAATCGATTCCATCGACAACACTCGATCGACTGATTGAAAACGCGACGCCCGCCGCCGGATGTGGCCTGGGCGACTCTCAAGCCCATCCTCTGAGCGCGGCCGCCGGCGCCGGTGGGTCAGAGGGAAGACCGGGACCCATTGTCCCCGGTAGCTCCATCGGCGCCCGGCTTCTGGGAGGTGACGCCGATCTCACGGCTATAGGAACGGTGACCTATCGTTCCGGCAATCGAATCCTTGCCTTCGGCCACCCGATGATGAATAGCGGCGCCCTCTTTATGCCGCTGGTTCAAGCCGAGATCCACGGTGTGATGCCCAGCCGGAATGTATCGTTCAAAATGGGAAGCGGGGGAGAGACCGTCGGCACCCTGGTCCAGGATCAGCGCGCCGGTATCTCCGGTGTTCTCGGTTTTCCGCCGAAGACGCTTCCCATGGAGGTCTCCATACGCGATCCCCTCGGTGTGAAACGTGAGTATCATTTTGACCTGGTCCGGCAGCAGTTCCTGACACCCTTTCTTGTCGCCTGGGCCGCTTCAAACAGCTTTACTTATAATTTGGCCGAAGCCGATGCGGTGACGGCCGATATCCGGATTCAAATTCATCTGACCGACGGACGCACGCTCCACTTCCGGGATCTCATAAGCTCCCAACAACCCGCCGGGTCCCTCGGGCTTTCCGCGACTCAAATGATGACGTATCTCTTGCAAAGCACCTTCGCTCCGTTCCCCGTTGAATCGATCTCCCTTGATGCCGGCATTGAATGGGGATTGAAGAGACTCGTTCTCGAGAAGGTCGAGGCGGATCAATCCTCTATTGAACCCGGCGACGTTGTCCGGCTGCGTGTCTTTATGCGGCAGCATGAGGGGAAGGCTGCATGGCGGGAATATGACGTACCGATTCCGAAACAGGTGCAAGGAGATCGCATTATCGTCATCGCTTCATCATTCCAGGATTTTTTAACGTGGGATCAGGAACGCGCCCCTGAAAAGTACAGTCCCCAGGATTTTGAACATTTAATCGATCTGCTCGGAGATTTGCCGTCGCAAGAAGATTTGATCATCCGTGTTTATGCTCCCTCGGCGGGGGCTCTAATACGTGGCCGCGAGGTCGGCAGCCTTCCCGGCTCCGTCCTCCGGATTCTGCAAGATCCCTCAACACAGGGAACGGTTTCTCCAATATCCGGCCTGCTGGTCTATGAAGAGCGGATTCCCCTGGGATATCAACTTCTCGGTGGATCCGGGGTTGTCCTGCAAGTGACACGAAAGGGAGTAAAATGAGCCACCATGTGAGTGCGAATATGGATGAGTTCCAGGGATTTGGAATAAAGCGCGCTTGGGGCCCGGGAGTCTTTGTCCTCATCGGTTTGCTTCTTCTGGGCTCTCTTCCAATCGATGCCGTCGAGACCCTGGAATTTATAACCTCGGCTGAAGCCGAATTCCTACTGGGAACCTCTGAAGGATTTGGAATTTCATCCAAAGACTATCTGGTCCTCGCGCCTCACACGACGACACTGGCGGTTAACCTTGCTCCCTATGTTTGGAAGCTATGCCAAGACCCCGAAGGAAGGATTTACGCTGCTACGGGCAGTGATGGGATTTTATACCGGCTCAATGCCGAAGGCGAGATCGAGAAAGAGATCAACTCTCATGAGTATGAGATCTTCGCTTTAACATTAGATGCAAAGGGCAGGCCCATTTTCGCCGGCGCGCCCAATGGCACGATTCAAATGTGGGATAATGAAGAGGTCAGAACCCTCTTCGACGTTCCTGAGGGAATCGTTTGGACCCTTGTGGTTGGAGATGATGGCACCATCTATGCCTCGACAGGTGAACGGGGCCGCATCTACGCCATTAAGCAGGACGGCACCGCAAAATATATCTATGAAGCTCCCGAAACGCATATCGTCTCCATGGCCTGGGGAACGGGCGGTCGTCTCATCGCGGGGACCGACAGCCAGGGCCTGTTGCTCTCCATCGATCCGGCCACGGGTGATTCAGAGGTGCTCTATGATGCGCATCAGGAGGAGATCGCCGAAATTTTGACACTGGAGAATGGCGACATTATCTTCGCCGCCAATGGCGGGGCGGCCATGGGCAGGAAAAATGATGAAGAAGGTGTCAACGAATTCAGTTTAAATATCCGTCCGGCACCCGAGGGTCCCGTCGTCTACCGCCGGGAGGCATCGGGTCTCATCACCGATCTCTGGCGATGCCCCGAAGATGACATCCTCAGTCTGGCTCCGGCCGGTGAGGGATCGGTCTGGATCGGCACCGGATCCAACGGCGTCCTTTACCGCATCTATCCTGATGGGACATCTGAGCGCACTGCGGTGCTGGA
Coding sequences within it:
- a CDS encoding glycosyltransferase — encoded protein: MTAHRKPTIGHCVSPYLFPTGSWVHGQLRHAQTTRPVVLTQSLEHPEAFPFKPVHRVTDRISSAERMLGRFQRWMGSYSSRPYLELIQNEKIRLLHAHTGWEAARIAPVAQAAGLPLVASFYGRDVSALPRSPYWRWLYRRLFKIASLYLVEGPMLGKSLLSLGCPADKIRVVHLGVDLDRIPFHERKPHEGPVRILISCSLREKKGVTYALSALGRCLETTPWVLRILGDGPLREQLTEQSRSLGLEERVSFEGYLSYTEHLQALAEADLFLSPSVTASDGDTEGGAPVALIEAQASGLPAVASTHCDIPEIVKDGVTGYLFDEKDVDGLTVCLQRLLADQESWAALGQAGRRHIEREFNVIQQVARAEELYQPLFQDLFEIFH